A genome region from Deinococcus aerophilus includes the following:
- a CDS encoding HAD family hydrolase, producing MSATAWPWRPSGVLFDMDGVLTANNTFHRQAWQEVAATVLGLTLTDHDLDTKVDGGRNPEIIERLTGRYPDAGVLERFHEAKEGRYRELAHGALQEVAGLSPYLDALEERGIPYALVTSADRTNVEFGMRALGLGHRFGPRVLGEDVTRGKPHPEPFLLGAQRLGLAATACLAHEDAVNGVRSASRAGCRVVALTTTAVAQDLQAAGAALTVPDFTAWPDWLE from the coding sequence GTGAGCGCGACCGCCTGGCCGTGGCGCCCGTCGGGGGTGCTCTTTGATATGGACGGAGTTCTGACCGCCAACAACACCTTTCACCGCCAGGCGTGGCAGGAGGTGGCGGCCACGGTGCTCGGCCTGACCCTCACCGATCATGACCTCGATACCAAGGTGGACGGGGGACGCAATCCCGAGATCATCGAGCGTCTCACCGGCCGGTACCCGGACGCCGGGGTGCTGGAACGCTTTCACGAGGCCAAGGAGGGCCGTTACCGCGAGCTGGCCCACGGCGCGCTGCAGGAGGTTGCGGGCCTGAGTCCCTACCTGGATGCCCTGGAGGAGCGGGGAATTCCCTATGCCCTGGTTACCAGTGCCGACCGCACCAACGTCGAGTTCGGAATGCGGGCGCTGGGCCTGGGGCACCGCTTTGGTCCCCGCGTGCTGGGAGAGGACGTCACGCGGGGAAAACCCCACCCTGAGCCGTTTCTGCTTGGAGCGCAGCGGCTGGGTTTGGCAGCCACCGCGTGCCTGGCCCACGAGGACGCGGTGAACGGGGTGCGCAGCGCCTCGAGAGCAGGCTGCCGGGTCGTGGCCCTGACCACCACCGCAGTCGCCCAGGACCTGCAGGCGGCCGGAGCGGCGCTGACCGTACCGGATTTCACGGCCTGG
- a CDS encoding putative dsRNA-binding protein — MNAKGDLIARLLAQGRGTPVFEATVYGPPHERSFQVQVLSGGRVLGEGGQGRSKREAERLAAESALQVLDAEAGGRTDPEGAAEPPSGSVEPDRWPIYSSVLQAALETALELAPEDTTLDEVRQDAARLYRDLLEELGHGPEQA; from the coding sequence ATGAATGCCAAGGGGGACTTGATCGCGCGGCTGCTGGCTCAGGGGCGGGGAACGCCTGTTTTCGAGGCCACCGTGTATGGCCCGCCGCACGAGCGGTCATTTCAGGTGCAGGTGCTCTCGGGTGGCCGGGTGCTGGGTGAGGGAGGCCAGGGCCGCAGCAAGCGCGAGGCCGAGCGGCTGGCCGCAGAATCGGCCTTGCAGGTGCTGGACGCCGAGGCAGGGGGGCGGACGGACCCAGAGGGTGCCGCTGAACCGCCTTCCGGGTCCGTGGAGCCGGACCGCTGGCCCATCTATTCCTCTGTGCTTCAGGCGGCGCTGGAGACGGCGCTGGAACTCGCCCCCGAGGACACCACGCTCGATGAGGTACGCCAGGACGCCGCGCGGCTCTACCGCGACCTGCTGGAAGAACTGGGTCACGGTCCGGAGCAGGCGTGA
- a CDS encoding uracil-xanthine permease family protein has product MTYTPPSPSSSLSPARRLVLGAQHSVAMFGSTILVPILVGLPPSVALFGAGVATLIFHLLSGGRVPIFLGSSFAFIAPTALVVKEFGPAAAGGGLIAAGLMYLLFSALVKLFGTGRLLRVFPAVVTGPVIIVIGLGLSSVAVDQAKSNWWLALATLASAVVASVYGRGLFRMLPILIGVVVGYLIALLTGQVTPAALDAVRAAPLLGWPDFHAPALDWRAVAIIAPVAVVTFIEHVGDVIVNGRVVGQDFLKTPGLSRTLFADGVANMSSAALGGPAATTYAENTGVLALTRVYDPAILRIGAVFAMAYGCSPKLAAVLQGLPQGVLGGVSILLFGMIASVGIRTLAEAKIDFAHSRNLIIVSLILVLGLGGATFPVMVGGTTLNLSGMALAAVVGIVANLILPLQRPEEDPEGPRKMLN; this is encoded by the coding sequence ATGACATACACCCCACCATCCCCCTCTTCTTCCCTGTCTCCTGCCCGGCGGCTGGTGCTGGGAGCCCAGCACTCGGTGGCCATGTTCGGCTCGACCATCCTCGTTCCGATTCTCGTGGGGCTGCCCCCCAGCGTGGCGCTGTTCGGGGCCGGCGTCGCCACCCTGATTTTCCACCTGCTGTCGGGGGGCCGCGTCCCGATTTTCCTGGGATCGAGCTTTGCGTTTATCGCTCCCACCGCCCTGGTGGTCAAGGAATTCGGCCCCGCCGCCGCCGGGGGCGGACTGATCGCCGCCGGCCTGATGTACCTGCTGTTCAGCGCGCTGGTCAAGCTGTTCGGCACCGGACGGCTGCTGCGCGTCTTTCCGGCAGTGGTCACCGGGCCGGTCATCATCGTGATCGGCCTGGGTCTGTCCAGCGTGGCAGTGGATCAGGCCAAGTCGAACTGGTGGCTGGCCCTGGCAACCCTGGCCTCGGCGGTGGTCGCCAGCGTGTATGGCCGCGGCCTCTTCCGCATGCTGCCCATTCTGATCGGCGTGGTCGTGGGTTACCTGATCGCGCTGCTGACCGGACAGGTGACTCCCGCCGCCCTCGACGCTGTCCGCGCCGCACCGCTGCTGGGCTGGCCGGACTTTCATGCCCCCGCGCTGGACTGGCGGGCGGTGGCAATCATCGCGCCCGTGGCGGTGGTGACCTTTATCGAGCACGTGGGCGACGTGATCGTGAACGGCCGGGTCGTGGGCCAGGACTTCCTGAAGACTCCAGGGCTGAGCCGCACCCTGTTCGCCGATGGCGTGGCGAACATGAGCAGCGCCGCGCTGGGCGGCCCCGCGGCCACCACCTACGCCGAGAACACCGGCGTGCTTGCCCTGACCCGGGTATACGACCCCGCCATCCTGAGGATCGGGGCCGTGTTCGCCATGGCGTACGGCTGCTCGCCCAAGCTCGCGGCGGTGCTGCAGGGCCTGCCCCAGGGAGTGCTGGGCGGCGTGAGCATTCTGCTGTTCGGCATGATCGCCAGCGTGGGCATCCGGACGCTGGCCGAGGCGAAGATCGATTTCGCCCACTCGCGCAACCTGATCATCGTCTCGCTGATTCTGGTGCTGGGGCTGGGCGGCGCGACCTTCCCGGTGATGGTGGGGGGCACCACCCTGAACCTCTCGGGCATGGCGCTGGCCGCCGTGGTGGGCATCGTGGCAAACCTGATCCTGCCGCTGCAGCGCCCGGAAGAGGATCCGGAAGGGCCCCGGAAAATGCTGAACTGA
- the uvrB gene encoding excinuclease ABC subunit UvrB, with the protein MLKVKSDFTPSGDQPTAIRSLVGGLESGLRFQTLLGATGTGKTYSMAKVIEETQRPALIMAPNKILTAQLASEFREFFPDAAVEFFISYYDYYQPEAYVPGKDLFIEKDASVNQEIERLRHSTTRSLLTRRDTIVVASVSCIYGLGDPKEYTALNLILKKGEAVGRDEILGRLVNMQYERNDIEMMPGRFRVKGEMIEVWPAYDEQPLRIELWGDDVERVSVVHPLTGDRLAELDATVVYPAKHYVSSAGNIERAIVTIQEELEQRLEYFKSTGKLLEAQRLKERTLYDLEMLKVLGYCSGIENYSRHIDGRAPGMTPYTMLDYFNDDFVTFIDESHVTVPQIGGMANGDRARKQTLVDYGFRLPSAMDNRPLNFDEFMSKTGQVVFVSATPGPFEREVSDGVADQIIRPTGLIDPPVTVRPIQGQIEDLLGRVRQRAGIGERTLVTTLTKRMSEDLTEYLLEKGVRARYMHSDIDSVERQVIIRDLRLGHYDVLVGINLLREGLDLPEVSLVAILDADKPGFLRSERALIQTIGRAARNVNGEVILYGDTVTPAMRFAMEETSRRREKQVAYNEEHGITPTTIIKGVRNVIRGEEQPEEVGSASVGNDRDALSAQLTDLELDMWQASEDLDFERAASLRDQIRAIEAKLQGKEFKQATVPGQKVRSRGRR; encoded by the coding sequence ATGCTCAAGGTGAAATCCGACTTCACGCCGTCCGGCGATCAGCCCACTGCCATCCGCTCCCTGGTGGGCGGCCTGGAGTCCGGCCTGAGGTTCCAGACCCTGCTGGGAGCCACGGGCACCGGCAAGACCTACAGCATGGCCAAGGTGATCGAGGAAACCCAGCGCCCGGCGCTGATCATGGCCCCCAACAAGATCCTGACCGCGCAGCTCGCCTCGGAGTTCCGCGAGTTCTTCCCGGACGCGGCCGTCGAGTTCTTCATCTCCTACTACGATTACTACCAGCCGGAGGCCTACGTGCCGGGCAAGGACCTGTTCATCGAGAAGGATGCGTCGGTGAACCAGGAGATCGAGCGCCTGCGCCATTCCACCACCCGCAGCCTGCTGACCCGGCGCGACACCATCGTGGTGGCCTCGGTGTCGTGCATCTACGGACTGGGCGATCCCAAGGAATACACCGCCCTGAACCTGATTCTCAAGAAGGGCGAGGCGGTGGGCCGCGACGAGATCCTGGGACGCCTCGTGAACATGCAGTACGAGCGCAACGACATCGAGATGATGCCGGGCCGTTTCCGGGTCAAGGGCGAGATGATCGAGGTCTGGCCCGCCTACGACGAGCAGCCGCTGCGCATCGAACTCTGGGGCGACGACGTGGAGCGCGTCAGCGTGGTGCATCCGCTGACCGGCGACCGTCTCGCCGAACTTGATGCCACGGTGGTGTATCCGGCCAAGCACTATGTCTCCAGCGCGGGCAACATCGAGCGCGCCATCGTGACCATTCAGGAGGAACTCGAACAGCGCCTGGAGTACTTCAAATCCACCGGCAAGCTGCTTGAGGCCCAGCGCCTCAAGGAACGCACCCTGTACGACCTGGAGATGCTCAAGGTGCTCGGCTACTGCTCGGGCATCGAGAACTACTCGCGCCACATCGACGGGCGCGCGCCGGGCATGACGCCGTACACCATGCTCGACTACTTCAACGACGACTTCGTGACCTTCATTGACGAGTCGCACGTGACCGTGCCGCAGATCGGCGGAATGGCGAACGGCGACCGCGCCCGCAAACAGACGCTGGTGGATTACGGCTTCCGGCTGCCCTCGGCCATGGACAACCGTCCCCTGAACTTCGATGAGTTCATGTCCAAGACCGGGCAGGTCGTGTTCGTCTCGGCCACGCCGGGCCCTTTCGAGCGTGAGGTCAGCGACGGCGTGGCCGACCAGATCATCCGCCCCACTGGCCTGATCGACCCACCCGTGACGGTGCGGCCCATCCAGGGCCAGATCGAGGACCTGCTGGGGCGCGTGCGGCAGCGCGCCGGCATCGGCGAGCGCACCCTGGTCACCACCCTGACCAAGCGCATGTCCGAGGACCTGACCGAGTACTTGCTGGAAAAAGGCGTGCGGGCGCGGTACATGCACTCGGACATTGACTCGGTCGAGCGTCAGGTGATCATCCGCGACCTGAGGCTGGGCCACTATGACGTGCTCGTGGGCATCAACCTGCTGCGCGAGGGCCTGGACCTGCCCGAGGTCTCGCTGGTCGCCATTCTGGACGCCGACAAGCCCGGCTTCCTGCGCTCCGAGCGCGCCCTGATCCAGACCATCGGGCGCGCCGCCCGCAACGTCAACGGCGAGGTGATCCTGTACGGCGACACCGTTACACCCGCCATGCGTTTTGCCATGGAGGAGACGAGCCGCCGCCGCGAGAAGCAGGTGGCCTACAACGAGGAACACGGCATCACGCCTACCACCATCATCAAGGGGGTGCGCAACGTGATTCGCGGTGAGGAACAACCCGAGGAGGTGGGCAGTGCCAGCGTGGGCAACGACCGTGACGCCCTGAGCGCGCAACTCACCGATCTGGAACTCGACATGTGGCAGGCGTCCGAGGATCTGGACTTCGAGCGGGCCGCCAGCCTGCGCGACCAGATCCGCGCCATCGAGGCCAAGCTGCAGGGCAAGGAGTTCAAGCAGGCGACCGTGCCCGGTCAGAAGGTCCGCAGCCGGGGCCGCCGCTGA